In Vibrio pelagius, a single window of DNA contains:
- a CDS encoding ExbD/TolR family protein, with protein MIDLEDEEVSSSLQDAMTPMIDVIFVIIAFMMLMINVPLLTMEVELPKAVEKPTVTNVQKNVVSIGVVDGDEAWLVNEKRVVSMEALKDELAKQKLLYPSQLSVVIHSDKKVPMERVVALFGALQELELNVSHLALQQ; from the coding sequence ATGATTGATTTGGAAGATGAAGAGGTATCTAGCTCACTGCAAGATGCGATGACGCCAATGATAGACGTTATTTTTGTCATCATCGCGTTCATGATGTTGATGATTAACGTACCGTTGTTGACGATGGAGGTCGAACTTCCAAAAGCCGTTGAAAAGCCAACGGTTACCAACGTGCAAAAAAATGTGGTTTCAATTGGTGTCGTTGATGGTGATGAGGCTTGGTTGGTTAACGAGAAACGAGTGGTTTCGATGGAAGCGCTTAAAGATGAGCTTGCTAAGCAGAAGTTGTTGTATCCAAGCCAACTGAGTGTCGTCATCCATAGCGATAAAAAAGTGCCAATGGAAAGAGTTGTCGCACTGTTTGGTGCATTGCAGGAGCTAGAGCTGAATGTATCGCATCTGGCTTTACAACAATAA
- a CDS encoding MotA/TolQ/ExbB proton channel family protein gives MLIDSWTIATGAPLVLCSAFALALVLERLFVVLRKRGLTRSDNQAIFQALHKHEMQSALNILKHSGTGYQFVIDELIHHKSSTKDVRDEAIKIMLVRYSNRLKRRLSGLTTIASLAPMLGLLGTIIGLMRSFRDIGLSDGPVNPSIVADGLWQALSTTAAGMVIAVICVLCHALIKSRIRIHLAEAADVLNHFSHCIQLEETEHD, from the coding sequence ATGTTAATTGATTCTTGGACCATCGCGACAGGCGCGCCTTTGGTATTGTGCTCGGCATTCGCTCTAGCATTGGTGTTGGAACGCTTGTTTGTTGTGCTACGAAAGCGAGGCCTCACAAGAAGTGACAATCAAGCGATCTTTCAGGCGCTGCATAAACACGAAATGCAGAGTGCTTTGAACATTTTGAAGCATTCAGGAACAGGCTATCAGTTTGTCATCGATGAGTTGATTCATCATAAATCTAGCACCAAAGATGTTCGTGATGAGGCGATTAAAATTATGCTCGTTCGTTATTCGAACCGGCTAAAACGTCGATTGTCTGGTTTGACGACGATCGCATCGCTTGCTCCCATGTTGGGTCTGCTTGGCACCATCATTGGTTTAATGCGTTCATTTCGCGACATCGGTTTGAGTGACGGTCCAGTAAATCCGTCGATTGTCGCCGATGGCTTGTGGCAAGCACTTTCAACAACGGCAGCGGGTATGGTGATCGCCGTGATATGTGTGCTTTGTCATGCTTTGATTAAGTCGAGAATTCGAATCCATTTGGCTGAAGCTGCAGATGTGCTTAATCACTTCTCTCACTGTATTCAGTTGGAAGAGACTGAACATGATTGA
- a CDS encoding putative transporter gives MFRSFFFNKRWYVWSWLGSVIILFATWYKVQLDVQVNEWFGDFYNAIQQALTNPGSVQANDLYGHLWTFLRISAIFIAVAILLEFFMRHYVFRWRTAMHHYYMEHWDKVRHIEGASQRVQEDTMRFANIVERLGVSFLRSLMTLLAFQPVLWELSKQVKSVPFFGEVEHVLIYVAILSALFGTVLLAVVGVKLPGLEFNNQKAEAALRKELVLGEDDQTRAQPQSMKELFQHVRTNYITMYRHYLYFDLFKVSYLQLSSILPYIMLTPTIIAGLITFGTMQQIIRAFNKVEGSLHYLVFSWSTIVELISVYKRLKAFEQHIQAAEEQEVSYVN, from the coding sequence ATGTTTCGTAGTTTTTTCTTTAATAAGCGTTGGTACGTTTGGTCTTGGTTAGGCAGTGTGATCATTCTTTTCGCGACTTGGTATAAGGTGCAGTTAGATGTACAAGTCAACGAATGGTTTGGTGATTTTTACAATGCTATTCAACAGGCATTGACGAATCCGGGCTCTGTACAAGCCAATGATCTCTATGGCCATTTGTGGACCTTCTTACGAATCTCAGCGATCTTTATTGCGGTAGCTATTTTGCTAGAGTTTTTCATGCGTCATTACGTTTTTCGCTGGCGTACTGCTATGCACCACTACTACATGGAACACTGGGACAAAGTTCGTCATATAGAGGGTGCTTCCCAGCGTGTTCAAGAAGATACGATGCGTTTCGCCAACATTGTTGAGCGCTTAGGGGTATCCTTCTTACGTTCATTGATGACGTTATTGGCGTTTCAGCCTGTTCTATGGGAGCTGAGTAAACAAGTTAAGTCGGTGCCATTTTTTGGAGAAGTTGAGCACGTTCTTATCTACGTAGCTATTCTTTCTGCGCTATTTGGTACGGTTTTACTTGCGGTCGTTGGTGTGAAACTACCTGGGTTGGAATTCAACAACCAAAAGGCCGAAGCTGCTTTGCGTAAAGAGCTAGTGCTGGGTGAAGACGACCAAACACGTGCTCAGCCACAATCGATGAAAGAGCTGTTTCAACATGTGCGTACCAATTACATCACTATGTATCGCCACTACCTCTATTTTGATTTGTTTAAAGTGAGTTATCTGCAGCTCTCTTCAATACTTCCATACATCATGTTAACGCCGACTATCATTGCTGGTCTTATTACCTTCGGCACCATGCAGCAAATAATCCGTGCCTTTAATAAGGTGGAGGGATCGTTACATTACCTTGTGTTCAGTTGGTCTACCATTGTTGAGTTGATCTCTGTTTACAAGCGACTTAAAGCCTTTGAGCAACATATTCAAGCCGCAGAAGAACAGGAGGTGAGCTATGTTAATTGA
- a CDS encoding M16 family metallopeptidase produces the protein MFISRCVSICVIASSLVLANVGAFAKEIQWSENLNHGYLDNGFQYVFHNSQDPEDPFNLRLIVNAGSVDDEHRGMAHIVEHMVFRANRAHSIDMHRMFDQIGWKTGTQINAMTRQTETQYMVRTRPNDSLDAPQSVKLLSDLAFGAKMNDHDWQLERGVIFEEMRRGAGVAERVNTAKKEVVRNGSRYVDRPTIGTKEDILDVEIEDIRAFYDRYYVPGNMTLVASGYFDDRQLIEAIENTFGYEDAAPVPNRDYVKLPLKEGLVIGKVQDPKGTTSAVVYGFRSAMDPSITEAGAYQRLQNYFIRKLVKPSVRSSKSEYDASISSVHISFSQPTNDRLIAAMAAKTSDHALGQQVVLTEIERLKQNGINESALQALKEKARASVQRNRQIIPKRDFAKWEDKLTSAVMQESVEEDYEIKSVRTLKWIDALTVEELNERLKQILSAPDQFMFYQIPGGQQRTLPTIEEIGQLSKQISSQRYAAMKVIPAPKVNSGQLTESLRKEKAIQTVELAKPVLPTPHVTSKHKHFSPAIVQWKLANGDQVIWLDRKTSDGELYVKALSKAGYYSSTYQSWLLQAAQQVWQQTDFNMISNQSLQQWQDQHNATWSWAQSGGQLDLSAKVAAPNLEPLMRAYWITQTSWMLNAEQFEEAKEAINDSVHVMSTYETERAALWGTPKDASPISSDIEALNMNRFTSAVEALNQQPVSLFIVGQTTEKEIETSVLPYLAAVQRQSNFETLQPVLPSGHHTLQQAVHEEDKSTVTIKSETDMVWTPEASFLVSTLNPIVQKALKNKLRHELGGVYSIRFEMTLNKDNKVRLSTEFTTAPEKVDTLVAAHNTVLENLSEQLPLENYPRIQRDIEFAESLRLSDANTWLRRLALSYQKYQGPDYLQSMQTLPQQVTEQHLTEIVDQIIPLSRQAILIGTPVSSEGM, from the coding sequence ATGTTTATTAGTAGGTGTGTTTCTATTTGTGTCATTGCATCCAGTTTGGTATTGGCCAATGTAGGAGCCTTCGCAAAAGAAATTCAATGGAGTGAAAACCTCAATCACGGCTATTTGGACAACGGCTTTCAATATGTTTTTCATAACAGCCAAGACCCAGAAGACCCTTTTAACCTTCGTTTGATCGTCAACGCCGGCTCTGTTGATGATGAGCATCGAGGTATGGCTCATATTGTTGAGCACATGGTTTTTCGTGCGAATCGAGCACACAGTATTGATATGCACCGTATGTTCGACCAAATAGGTTGGAAAACTGGCACTCAGATCAACGCAATGACACGTCAAACTGAAACTCAGTACATGGTGAGAACGCGTCCTAATGACTCATTAGATGCCCCGCAATCTGTTAAATTACTGAGTGATCTAGCCTTTGGTGCAAAAATGAACGATCACGATTGGCAGCTTGAGCGTGGAGTCATATTTGAAGAAATGAGGAGAGGGGCTGGTGTTGCTGAGCGAGTCAATACCGCTAAGAAGGAGGTGGTTCGCAATGGTTCTCGCTACGTAGACCGTCCAACTATTGGAACTAAGGAAGATATCTTAGATGTAGAAATTGAAGATATTCGTGCTTTCTACGACAGATACTATGTGCCTGGCAATATGACGTTGGTAGCGAGTGGCTATTTTGATGATCGCCAACTCATTGAGGCAATCGAAAACACTTTTGGGTATGAAGACGCTGCTCCTGTACCAAATAGAGACTATGTGAAGCTTCCTCTCAAAGAAGGCTTAGTGATCGGTAAGGTTCAAGATCCAAAAGGCACAACCTCAGCTGTTGTTTATGGTTTCAGAAGTGCAATGGATCCAAGTATCACCGAGGCGGGTGCCTATCAGAGACTGCAAAATTACTTCATTAGAAAGCTAGTAAAGCCTTCTGTTCGTTCATCAAAATCTGAGTACGATGCGTCGATTTCATCTGTTCATATCTCTTTTAGCCAACCGACCAATGATCGATTGATTGCTGCGATGGCTGCTAAGACAAGCGATCATGCTTTAGGTCAGCAAGTTGTACTGACTGAAATCGAACGACTAAAGCAGAACGGAATCAATGAGTCAGCTCTGCAGGCCTTGAAAGAGAAGGCGAGAGCCTCTGTCCAAAGAAACCGACAAATCATTCCAAAGCGTGATTTTGCTAAATGGGAAGACAAACTCACGTCTGCAGTGATGCAAGAAAGTGTAGAAGAAGATTATGAAATTAAATCTGTACGTACGCTTAAGTGGATCGATGCTCTAACGGTTGAAGAGCTTAACGAACGTCTTAAGCAAATCCTTAGCGCACCAGACCAGTTCATGTTCTATCAGATCCCTGGTGGACAGCAGCGCACACTGCCTACGATTGAGGAAATTGGACAACTTTCAAAGCAAATTTCATCGCAACGATATGCGGCTATGAAGGTGATTCCTGCACCAAAAGTAAACTCGGGCCAACTCACTGAAAGCCTGAGGAAGGAGAAAGCAATACAGACAGTTGAGCTTGCTAAGCCTGTACTTCCTACTCCTCATGTAACAAGCAAGCATAAACACTTTTCACCAGCCATTGTTCAATGGAAATTGGCAAATGGTGATCAAGTTATTTGGTTAGATCGCAAAACGTCCGATGGTGAGCTCTACGTTAAGGCTTTATCTAAAGCCGGTTACTACAGCTCTACATATCAATCGTGGCTTTTACAAGCAGCTCAACAAGTTTGGCAACAAACGGATTTTAATATGATCTCTAACCAATCGTTGCAGCAATGGCAAGACCAGCACAATGCGACTTGGAGCTGGGCACAATCAGGCGGTCAATTAGACTTGTCTGCAAAAGTGGCAGCTCCAAACCTAGAGCCGTTAATGCGTGCGTATTGGATTACTCAAACAAGCTGGATGCTGAATGCGGAACAGTTTGAAGAAGCTAAAGAAGCCATCAACGATTCTGTTCATGTTATGTCCACATACGAAACCGAACGTGCGGCGTTGTGGGGAACACCAAAAGATGCTTCACCAATAAGCAGTGATATTGAAGCGCTAAACATGAACCGTTTTACGTCAGCTGTTGAGGCCCTAAATCAACAACCTGTGTCTCTATTTATTGTTGGGCAAACCACTGAAAAAGAAATTGAAACTTCGGTACTGCCATACTTGGCTGCGGTGCAACGTCAATCTAATTTTGAAACGCTTCAACCTGTATTGCCAAGTGGTCATCACACGCTACAACAAGCGGTTCATGAGGAAGATAAATCAACGGTCACAATTAAAAGTGAAACAGATATGGTTTGGACGCCTGAAGCGAGCTTCTTAGTCTCGACGCTGAATCCAATTGTACAAAAAGCGTTGAAGAACAAGCTACGTCACGAATTAGGAGGTGTGTACTCGATCCGCTTTGAGATGACGCTCAACAAAGATAATAAAGTGCGCTTGTCGACCGAATTTACAACAGCACCAGAGAAAGTCGACACGTTAGTGGCCGCCCACAATACCGTTTTAGAAAACCTCTCTGAGCAGTTGCCATTGGAAAACTATCCGCGTATTCAACGCGATATTGAGTTCGCAGAGTCCCTGAGGCTTTCTGACGCAAATACTTGGCTTCGCCGCTTGGCACTCAGTTACCAAAAGTATCAAGGCCCAGATTATTTACAGTCGATGCAGACATTACCGCAACAAGTGACTGAGCAGCACTTAACTGAGATTGTTGACCAAATTATCCCTCTTTCTAGACAAGCAATTTTGATTGGCACACCAGTGTCATCTGAAGGTATGTAA